Proteins co-encoded in one Halorussus lipolyticus genomic window:
- a CDS encoding DUF3006 domain-containing protein: MGEKPKPADGRYTAVLDRFEERDPARGGGELAVLLLESGDEVVAERAIPAWRLPEDARRQDAVLELAVRNGFVVSIEYDSSETARRVESAQSRFDRLAERPDESSDEGRQK; encoded by the coding sequence ATGGGTGAGAAGCCGAAACCGGCAGACGGGCGCTACACCGCGGTACTGGACCGCTTCGAGGAGCGCGACCCGGCGCGCGGCGGTGGCGAACTCGCCGTCCTCCTGCTCGAATCGGGCGACGAGGTGGTCGCCGAGCGCGCGATTCCGGCGTGGCGACTGCCCGAGGACGCCCGCCGCCAAGACGCGGTGCTGGAACTCGCCGTGAGGAACGGGTTCGTGGTCTCGATAGAGTACGACTCCTCGGAGACGGCGCGCCGGGTTGAGTCCGCTCAATCGCGGTTCGACAGGTTGGCAGAGCGGCCGGACGAGTCGAGTGATGAAGGAAGACAGAAATAG
- a CDS encoding 6-pyruvoyl trahydropterin synthase family protein produces MAQRVSESPLEDAGERTLYVGRDRPIRISAGHRILHHDGKCSRPHGHNYEITVKVVGELREEGWVVDKGDITSVISEWDHRFLLEDGDPLVEAFEESGDSDALVVLDAPPTAEVMSAILERRLADELPENVSEVAVQVSETSELCGGASF; encoded by the coding sequence ATGGCTCAGCGAGTATCCGAATCTCCTCTCGAAGACGCTGGCGAGCGAACGCTCTACGTGGGTCGGGACCGACCCATCCGCATCTCCGCCGGGCACCGCATTCTCCACCACGACGGCAAGTGCAGTCGTCCACACGGTCACAACTACGAGATAACCGTCAAAGTCGTCGGCGAACTCCGCGAGGAGGGATGGGTCGTCGACAAGGGCGATATTACCTCGGTAATCTCCGAGTGGGACCACCGATTCCTGCTGGAGGACGGCGACCCCCTCGTCGAGGCCTTCGAGGAGTCGGGCGACAGCGACGCGCTGGTGGTGCTGGACGCTCCGCCGACCGCCGAGGTCATGAGTGCGATTCTGGAGCGCCGACTCGCCGACGAACTGCCCGAGAACGTCTCGGAGGTCGCCGTGCAGGTCAGCGAGACCTCTGAACTCTGCGGCGGGGCCTCGTTCTGA